Proteins co-encoded in one Papaver somniferum cultivar HN1 chromosome 5, ASM357369v1, whole genome shotgun sequence genomic window:
- the LOC113277406 gene encoding subtilisin-like protease SBT2.3 has product MSYLNQQRIVVYKALYTFGGYMFDVMAAVDQAAEDGVNIFSLSIGPSGVPPGSASFLNVLEMELLFATRAGVLVVQLT; this is encoded by the exons ATGTCATATCTCAACCAACAGCG GATTGTTGTGTACAAAGCACTCTACACATTTGGAGGTTATATGTTTGATGTCATGGCTGCAGTTGACCAG GCAGCTGAAGATGGAGTTAATATATTTAGTCTATCAATTGGACCTTCAGGTGTACCTCCAGGATCTGCTTCATTTTTAAATGTACTGGAGATGGAGTTATTGTTCGCTACAAGAGCTGGTGTTTTGGTTGTTCAATTGACTTAG
- the LOC113279012 gene encoding uncharacterized protein LOC113279012, which translates to MEVIDAIKELGDVKAPGPDGYPIIFFKKCWSFLKEDVMKTIDEFNTKCKINSLHNATFISLVPKKNHVESVLDLRPISLLTSMYKIISKVLPRRLRFLMPKIISETQSAYVDGRKIHDSILIVNELVDSKIKEKLLVSFVKLTSRNPSIRLTGRIYNLGLGRLDSKTNGATGFISITLQLHSRALKCLEIVSGLRVNNSKTRFICVGETPQLASWAQKIGCLTDNIPFMYLGLALRPKYNSKAIWDPVVEKFDIKVATLQKTHLTKGGTIILIKHVLSSLALYFFSLFKAPVSITILLEKKIRDFLWNNSDDSNKKHLNNWSLTCTSINKGGLGFRVL; encoded by the exons ATGGAAGTCATTGATGCTATTAAGGAACTTGGTGATGTGAAAGCCCCAGGTCCGGATGGCTACCcaattatcttctttaagaagtGCTGGTCTTTCCTTAAAGAAGATGTCATGAAAACCATTGATGAGTTCAACACCAAATGTAAGATCAATTCCTTACATAATGCTACATTTATCTCTTTAGTTCCCAAGAAAAACCATGTGGAAAGTGTTTTGGATCTTAGACCAATCAGTCTTCTCACTAGTATGTACAAAATCATCTCTAAGGTACTCCCTCGTAGATTGCGATTCTTAATGCCTAAGATCATTTCCGAGACACAATCTGCATATGTTGACGGGAGGAAAATACATGATAGCATATTGATTGTTAATGAACTGGTGGAttcaaaaattaaagaaaaactgTTGGTATCATTTGTAAAATTGACCTCGAGAAATCCTTCGATAAGATTAACTGGTCGTATTTACAATCTTGGTTTAGGAAGATTGGATTCAAAGACAAATGGTGCAACTGGATTCATTTCTATTACTCTACAGCTACATTCTCG TGCTTTGAAGTGCTTGGAGATCGTGTCAGGACTTAGAGTTAATAACTCTAAAACTAGATTTATATGTGTCGGTGAAACACCTCAGTTGGCTTCTTGGGCTCAGAAGATCGGTTGCCTCACTGATAATATTCCTTTTATGTACCTGGGACTAGCACTAAGACCAAAATACAACTCAAAAGCCATATGGGATCCTGTTGTGGAGAAGTTTGACATCAAAGTTGCTACTTTGCAGAAGACTCACCTAACAAAAGGTGGTACGATAATACTCATTAAACATGTCCTCTCCAGTCTTGCACTTTACTTTTTCAGTCTTTTTAAAGCTCCTGTTTCTATTACAATTTTGTtggaaaagaaaataagagactTTTTGTGGAACAATAGTGATGATTCAAACAAGAAACATCTGAACAATTGGAGTTTGACTTGTACTTCGATTAACAAAGGTGGTTTGGGATTCAGAGTTTTATAA